The proteins below are encoded in one region of Clostridium sp. 'White wine YQ':
- the ybaK gene encoding Cys-tRNA(Pro) deacylase, whose product MNKTNAMRILDSHKIKYGVFSYEYKDNKIDGVEVAKKIGKDPIQVYKTLVTQGISKEIYVFVIPVEKELDLKKAAIIAGEKKIDMIAVKDINKYTGYIRGGCSPIGQKKKYKTFIDESASEIDYIIVSGGKIGLQIEILVSDLLLIVEGSLEDLTKNV is encoded by the coding sequence ATGAATAAAACAAATGCAATGAGAATATTAGATTCACATAAAATAAAATATGGTGTATTTAGCTATGAATATAAAGATAATAAGATAGATGGTGTTGAAGTAGCAAAAAAGATAGGAAAAGATCCTATTCAAGTATATAAAACGTTAGTAACTCAGGGAATTTCAAAAGAAATATATGTATTTGTTATCCCAGTTGAGAAGGAATTAGATTTAAAAAAAGCTGCAATTATTGCTGGAGAGAAAAAAATTGATATGATTGCAGTAAAAGATATAAATAAATACACGGGATATATACGTGGAGGGTGTTCCCCTATAGGCCAAAAAAAGAAATACAAAACTTTTATAGATGAATCAGCAAGTGAAATTGACTATATAATAGTTAGTGGAGGGAAAATAGGGCTTCAAATAGAAATACTAGTTAGTGATTTATTACTAATAGTCGAAGGTAGTTTAGAAGATTTGACTAAAAATGTGTAA
- a CDS encoding DUF3785 family protein gives MYKFAYEGKNYEIKEDNCEYFFIDEEKTIKNFNLQDIFKLINEAEEVNFDKGYYLESCSKCQGNKDDQEKYYEYLEYHFYIFTKNGEYVSSSISKDYEPNSFGRLFRLGKFDDSFMASVIICKNCGDCTIEVEQCDM, from the coding sequence ATGTATAAATTCGCATACGAAGGCAAGAATTATGAGATTAAAGAAGATAATTGTGAATATTTTTTTATAGATGAAGAAAAAACGATCAAAAATTTTAATTTGCAGGATATTTTTAAATTAATAAACGAAGCAGAGGAAGTAAATTTTGATAAGGGGTATTATCTTGAATCATGCTCAAAATGCCAAGGAAATAAAGATGATCAAGAGAAATATTATGAATACCTAGAATATCATTTTTATATATTTACTAAAAATGGAGAATATGTAAGTAGTAGCATATCAAAAGATTATGAGCCTAATTCATTTGGAAGACTATTTAGATTGGGAAAATTTGATGATAGCTTTATGGCTAGTGTAATAATATGCAAGAATTGCGGAGACTGTACAATAGAAGTAGAACAATGCGATATGTAA
- a CDS encoding sensor domain-containing diguanylate cyclase translates to MIEFFLYGCVTGASLIILYYMVVNSKRNKKLKRIINQQKRILKLVQMSKDIIYCYQIKPEGKFTYLSPSIEKILGKNLVKSCYSDSSIPLQLIHPDDIETIHKKISGEINFDKPIVQRWRNDKGKYIWFEEYATPIYRKGQLVAIQGIIRNIDDKIKFQESLEYKICHDSFTGLYNKEFFLRACEKYNRDINTRAAIIVCDLDNLKITNDTHGHMEGDNLIKETANILNKFSSKNIIVSRIGGDEFALLIVRRSQNFIKEVIEKINNELNYHHEQEVNMNMSIGYAYTESSLGDMDTLFRKADKNMYVIKNNKKAI, encoded by the coding sequence ATGATTGAGTTTTTTTTGTATGGTTGCGTTACAGGGGCTTCGCTTATAATTTTATATTATATGGTAGTGAATTCTAAACGTAATAAAAAACTTAAGAGAATTATTAATCAACAAAAGAGAATTTTAAAATTAGTACAAATGTCAAAAGACATTATATATTGTTATCAAATAAAACCTGAAGGTAAGTTTACATATTTAAGCCCATCAATTGAAAAGATTCTAGGGAAAAATTTGGTTAAGAGCTGCTATTCAGATTCTAGTATTCCATTACAATTAATACACCCTGATGATATAGAAACTATACATAAAAAAATTAGCGGTGAAATTAACTTTGATAAGCCTATAGTTCAAAGATGGAGAAATGATAAAGGAAAATATATATGGTTCGAAGAATATGCAACTCCAATATATAGAAAAGGGCAATTAGTTGCAATACAAGGTATAATAAGAAACATTGACGATAAAATTAAATTTCAAGAAAGCTTGGAATATAAAATATGTCATGATTCTTTTACAGGATTGTACAATAAGGAATTTTTCTTAAGAGCTTGCGAAAAATATAATAGAGATATAAATACAAGAGCTGCCATTATTGTGTGTGATTTAGATAACTTGAAGATTACAAATGATACTCACGGACATATGGAAGGAGATAATTTAATTAAAGAAACTGCTAATATATTAAATAAATTCTCATCAAAGAATATAATTGTATCTCGTATTGGTGGAGATGAATTTGCGTTACTTATTGTAAGGAGATCTCAAAACTTCATAAAAGAAGTTATAGAGAAAATAAATAACGAATTAAATTATCATCATGAGCAAGAAGTTAATATGAATATGTCAATAGGCTATGCATATACTGAAAGTTCTTTAGGAGATATGGATACTCTATTTAGAAAAGCAGACAAGAATATGTATGTTATTAAGAATAATAAGAAAGCTATATAA
- a CDS encoding ATP-binding protein has product MKNNYRMLFESLSIYRGLLEDSVVKKLYKLVCNYKREDTDFIDCISMYNEFYHELMEKNHGNSLKEYIIKSILFSESTFGRMAQETDFKDIHKQILEAATKDLNNLEKIAEFSHLDIKEKFNEEEYEYSSWDNNSYDKNEIIHKELVKRFLDCNNWGSLIKEVADFHRENGVGVFSRFKGFIWEENELQGVVSLDPIRIDNLIKYDRERKIVIDNTIAFIKGLPANNILLYGSRGTGKSSTVKALLNEYYSLGLRIIEIPKPYLHTFPKLIKKLKKLPQKFILFIDDLAFEDSEETYTALKAVLEGGLESKPENVIIYATSNRRHLIKEKFSDRVGMSHGGDDEVHAVDSMEEKLSLADRFGITVTFISPNQKEYLEIVEEMVKERKILIPEDELRIKAIQWEMSYNGRSPRTAKQFVDWLEGKNVDK; this is encoded by the coding sequence ATGAAAAATAATTATAGAATGCTATTTGAATCTTTAAGCATTTACAGGGGATTACTTGAAGATTCAGTAGTGAAAAAACTTTATAAATTGGTATGTAATTATAAGAGAGAAGATACGGATTTTATTGATTGTATATCAATGTACAATGAATTCTATCACGAATTAATGGAGAAAAATCATGGGAATTCTTTAAAGGAATATATAATAAAAAGCATATTATTTAGTGAGAGCACATTTGGTAGAATGGCTCAGGAGACAGATTTTAAAGATATTCATAAACAAATTTTGGAGGCTGCTACTAAAGATTTAAATAACTTAGAGAAAATAGCTGAGTTTTCGCATTTGGATATAAAAGAAAAATTTAATGAGGAAGAATATGAATATTCAAGTTGGGATAATAATTCTTATGACAAAAATGAGATAATCCATAAAGAGTTAGTTAAAAGGTTTCTTGACTGTAATAATTGGGGAAGCTTAATTAAAGAAGTTGCAGATTTCCATAGAGAAAATGGAGTGGGTGTTTTCAGTAGGTTTAAGGGTTTTATTTGGGAGGAAAATGAGCTTCAAGGTGTAGTTTCATTGGATCCAATAAGAATAGATAATTTAATTAAATATGATAGAGAAAGAAAGATTGTTATTGATAACACAATAGCATTTATAAAAGGGTTACCAGCAAACAATATTCTTCTTTATGGAAGTAGAGGCACAGGAAAATCGTCAACAGTAAAAGCATTACTAAATGAATACTATAGTTTAGGTTTGAGAATTATAGAAATTCCTAAGCCATATTTGCATACATTTCCGAAGCTAATTAAAAAATTAAAAAAGTTACCACAAAAATTTATATTATTTATTGATGATCTAGCTTTTGAAGATAGTGAGGAAACATATACTGCTTTAAAAGCAGTGCTTGAAGGTGGATTAGAGAGCAAGCCTGAGAATGTTATAATTTATGCAACGTCTAATAGAAGACATCTAATTAAAGAAAAGTTTAGTGATAGAGTCGGTATGTCTCATGGAGGGGATGATGAGGTTCATGCAGTGGATTCAATGGAAGAAAAACTTTCTTTGGCTGATAGATTTGGTATAACAGTAACATTTATATCTCCAAATCAGAAAGAATACTTAGAGATTGTTGAAGAGATGGTTAAAGAAAGAAAAATATTAATTCCAGAAGACGAGCTTCGTATAAAGGCAATACAATGGGAAATGAGTTATAATGGAAGATCACCAAGGACAGCAAAGCAATTTGTAGATTGGCTGGAAGGGAAAAATGTGGATAAGTAG
- a CDS encoding aldo/keto reductase: MSLEDNRVKLNNGVIIPQIGFGTFKIPDGTQTLEAVREALEFGYRHIDTAAIYENEASVGAAVKESGLKREDIFITSKLWVSDFGYDEALKAFEKTMNKLKVDYLDLYLLHWPRDYEVNKNTWKALERLYEEKVIKSIGVSNFKVHHLEELLKSANVVPAINQVELHPTFQPIDIIAFGKKYDIKIEAYYPFAHGETIKDERLKALASKYNKSVAQLVLRWHLEKGYIPLPKSTNREHIKGNLNIFDFTISAEDMEHIDKLNTGIRRGIDPDKTPF, from the coding sequence ATGTCATTAGAAGATAATAGAGTAAAACTAAACAATGGCGTAATTATTCCACAGATAGGATTCGGAACATTTAAAATTCCAGATGGGACTCAAACATTGGAGGCAGTAAGAGAGGCATTGGAGTTTGGGTATAGGCATATAGATACAGCAGCTATTTATGAAAATGAAGCAAGTGTTGGTGCTGCTGTTAAAGAAAGTGGCTTAAAAAGGGAAGATATATTTATAACTAGTAAACTATGGGTTTCTGACTTTGGGTATGATGAAGCACTAAAAGCATTTGAAAAAACCATGAATAAATTAAAGGTAGATTATTTAGATTTATATTTATTGCATTGGCCTAGAGATTATGAGGTAAATAAAAACACTTGGAAAGCGCTTGAAAGGTTATATGAAGAAAAAGTTATTAAATCAATAGGAGTAAGTAATTTTAAAGTTCATCATCTAGAGGAATTACTTAAGAGTGCTAATGTTGTACCAGCTATTAATCAAGTGGAGTTACATCCAACTTTCCAACCTATAGATATAATTGCATTCGGGAAAAAGTATGATATAAAAATAGAGGCGTACTATCCATTTGCACATGGAGAAACAATTAAAGATGAAAGACTTAAAGCTTTAGCAAGCAAGTATAATAAATCAGTTGCACAGCTAGTACTAAGATGGCACTTGGAAAAAGGGTATATACCATTACCAAAGTCAACAAATAGGGAGCATATAAAGGGTAATCTTAATATCTTTGATTTTACTATTTCGGCAGAGGATATGGAACATATAGACAAATTAAATACTGGAATAAGAAGAGGAATAGATCCTGATAAAACTCCGTTCTAA
- the recQ gene encoding DNA helicase RecQ, producing MLVKALDVLEKYFGYKSFRKGQLEIVNTIVEGNDVVSIMPTGGGKSICYQVPALLLEGITIVISPLISLMKDQVDALKENGINALYINSSLGAKEFNKAIEEVKNDEYKIIYVAPERLESYEFISVISQKNISQIAIDEAHCVSQWGHDFRSSYRKISSFIEMLQRRPIVTAFTATATEEVRGDIIKLLKLENPEIFISGFDRENLKIDIVKAAPKNKYLLEYLKANQEVSGIIYAATRKEVDSIFELLLVNGFNAGRYHAGMSDIERAENQEKFIYDRIDIMVATNAFGMGIDKPNIRYVIHYNMPKNIEGYYQEIGRAGRDGLESECIMLFTPGDVHTQKYLIEMSTENPERKLLQYKMLQNIVDLVHSNGCYRKYILNYFGEDYLSDCGKCSNCNNLGELIDKTLDAQKVLSCIYRMRRSFGATVIIDVLRGSNNKKILDLEFNNLSTYGIMKNYSKDELKNFINTLISHGFIDSVEGTYPVIKLNDKSFRVLKGTEKVTFKEAKVKAKTMVNDNLLDKLKLLRRLIAQENKIPPYLVFGDETLKEMTAKIPKTKEEMLNISGVGEVKYDRYGDKFINEISNHIKETAKKTESNDKENKFLKVSTDEELYLELAKLRSSLSEKEGQLPQYILSKNTLKEISGRYPNTLEKLKDIGGIGSKKLELYGEKIIDLINNYVEEKKLQVKWYDKGNKKIIIDGEERKIDEIALDLLKEGREVEDISKELEVSISTLLGYVTDFILAGNKFEGDLKLDRFIREEEEKLIIDACDKLGYESIILLKKQLPNEIKYEAIRAVILKKYIVV from the coding sequence ATTTTGGTAAAAGCATTAGATGTATTAGAAAAGTATTTTGGTTATAAAAGTTTTAGAAAAGGACAGCTTGAAATAGTAAACACAATAGTAGAAGGAAATGATGTAGTTTCTATAATGCCTACAGGTGGAGGAAAATCAATATGCTATCAAGTTCCGGCGCTTTTGCTTGAGGGAATTACAATTGTTATATCCCCATTAATTTCACTAATGAAGGATCAGGTAGATGCATTAAAGGAAAATGGAATTAACGCCTTATATATAAATAGTTCCTTAGGTGCAAAAGAGTTTAATAAAGCAATTGAAGAAGTGAAAAATGATGAATACAAAATAATTTATGTGGCGCCAGAAAGACTTGAATCATATGAGTTTATTTCAGTAATTTCACAAAAAAACATTTCTCAAATTGCAATTGATGAGGCTCACTGTGTATCCCAATGGGGACATGACTTTAGAAGCAGCTATAGAAAAATATCTTCATTTATAGAGATGTTACAAAGAAGACCTATAGTAACTGCATTTACAGCCACTGCCACTGAAGAAGTAAGAGGAGATATAATAAAATTATTAAAGCTAGAAAATCCTGAAATATTTATCTCTGGGTTTGATAGAGAAAACCTAAAGATAGATATAGTAAAAGCTGCTCCAAAAAACAAATATTTGCTTGAATACTTAAAAGCTAACCAGGAGGTCTCCGGTATTATATATGCTGCAACAAGAAAAGAAGTGGATTCAATATTTGAATTATTATTAGTGAATGGCTTTAATGCAGGTAGATATCATGCTGGTATGAGTGATATAGAGAGAGCAGAAAATCAAGAAAAATTTATTTATGACAGGATAGATATAATGGTGGCAACTAATGCTTTTGGGATGGGAATAGATAAGCCTAATATTAGATATGTAATTCACTATAATATGCCTAAAAATATAGAAGGATATTATCAAGAAATCGGAAGAGCAGGAAGAGATGGACTTGAAAGTGAATGTATAATGCTATTTACTCCAGGAGATGTACATACACAAAAGTATTTAATAGAGATGAGTACCGAAAACCCAGAAAGAAAGTTATTACAATATAAAATGCTTCAAAACATTGTTGATTTAGTGCATAGCAATGGTTGTTATAGGAAATATATTTTAAATTACTTTGGTGAGGACTATTTAAGTGACTGTGGTAAGTGTAGTAATTGCAATAACTTAGGAGAGTTAATAGATAAAACACTTGATGCGCAGAAAGTATTATCTTGTATATATAGAATGAGAAGAAGTTTTGGAGCAACTGTAATAATTGATGTACTAAGAGGCTCTAATAATAAAAAGATTTTAGATTTAGAATTTAATAACCTATCTACATATGGAATTATGAAAAACTATTCTAAAGATGAATTGAAGAACTTTATTAACACACTTATCTCCCATGGATTTATTGATTCTGTTGAGGGCACATACCCAGTTATAAAGTTAAATGATAAATCATTTAGAGTGCTAAAGGGAACTGAAAAAGTAACATTTAAAGAAGCAAAAGTTAAAGCCAAAACTATGGTTAATGATAATTTACTTGATAAGCTAAAATTATTAAGACGATTAATAGCACAAGAAAATAAAATACCCCCATATTTAGTTTTTGGTGATGAAACTTTAAAAGAAATGACAGCCAAAATTCCAAAGACAAAAGAGGAAATGCTTAATATTTCAGGAGTGGGAGAAGTTAAATATGATAGATATGGAGATAAGTTTATAAATGAAATTTCGAATCATATAAAAGAAACGGCTAAGAAGACAGAAAGCAATGATAAAGAAAACAAATTTTTAAAAGTGTCAACTGACGAAGAGTTATATTTGGAATTAGCGAAGCTTAGAAGTAGTTTATCAGAAAAGGAAGGGCAATTACCTCAATATATCTTATCAAAAAATACTCTTAAAGAAATAAGCGGTAGATATCCTAATACATTAGAAAAATTAAAAGATATAGGTGGAATTGGAAGTAAAAAGTTAGAATTATATGGTGAGAAAATAATTGATTTGATTAACAATTATGTTGAAGAGAAGAAATTGCAAGTGAAATGGTATGATAAAGGTAATAAAAAGATAATAATAGATGGAGAAGAAAGAAAAATAGATGAAATAGCCTTAGATCTTCTTAAGGAAGGAAGAGAAGTAGAGGATATTTCTAAGGAATTAGAAGTCTCAATTTCAACATTACTTGGATACGTTACTGATTTTATTTTGGCAGGTAATAAATTTGAGGGGGATTTAAAGTTAGATAGGTTCATAAGGGAAGAAGAAGAAAAGTTAATTATAGATGCCTGCGATAAGCTAGGATATGAGTCTATAATTCTATTAAAAAAGCAATTGCCTAATGAAATAAAATATGAAGCAATAAGAGCTGTAATACTAAAAAAGTATATAGTGGTATAA